One stretch of Shewanella sp. Arc9-LZ DNA includes these proteins:
- a CDS encoding cobalamin biosynthesis protein: protein MVNQLFNPQLLSQDGGLLQSCCILFCALILARFAPIPRELQPLLWFNRLAVLISSKVNHPDRAVSQQLIAGILATLILIVPSGIIVSFLLSLAAYPWFFELIILYFCLCDSAFKPVAEKVVTAIKTGNKQDAKQLLTPWVRQNTQVLSEVGLSKTTIEKLFTTPIYGTLATILFFSLGGATMALVVRMLRQLEHCWPPYHPHFHMFSSFVGQFNRVIFFIPTLLWHCSLAIQFGQLGIRSIFSQPISAQTNKNQLNNHYSSYALAAKLLKIELGGPQQFIENGKTIRVDLPKVKAGPLPDHRYISQAITVTQTANLFWISLTLLLPLIWTGLRLL, encoded by the coding sequence ATGGTCAATCAATTATTCAATCCTCAATTACTGAGCCAAGACGGCGGATTGCTTCAGAGCTGTTGTATTTTATTTTGCGCATTAATATTGGCTCGGTTTGCTCCTATTCCTAGAGAGCTGCAACCATTATTATGGTTTAACCGTTTAGCGGTATTAATTTCCAGTAAGGTTAACCACCCAGACCGAGCTGTGAGCCAACAACTTATCGCTGGGATTTTAGCCACACTTATTTTGATAGTACCTAGCGGGATTATCGTCAGTTTTTTACTCAGCCTTGCCGCCTACCCATGGTTTTTTGAGCTAATCATCTTGTATTTTTGTTTATGCGACTCAGCATTTAAACCCGTGGCTGAAAAGGTCGTTACAGCAATAAAAACTGGTAATAAGCAAGACGCAAAACAACTACTCACCCCATGGGTACGTCAGAATACTCAAGTGTTATCTGAAGTCGGTTTAAGTAAAACCACCATTGAAAAACTTTTTACCACTCCCATTTACGGCACCTTAGCGACTATATTGTTTTTTAGCTTAGGCGGCGCTACCATGGCATTAGTAGTGCGGATGTTAAGACAACTAGAACATTGCTGGCCGCCATATCATCCACACTTTCATATGTTTTCGAGTTTTGTAGGCCAATTCAATCGGGTAATTTTTTTCATACCAACCTTATTATGGCATTGCTCGTTAGCGATTCAGTTTGGGCAACTGGGTATTAGGTCTATTTTTTCGCAGCCAATATCAGCTCAAACCAATAAAAATCAATTGAATAATCATTACAGCAGTTATGCGTTAGCGGCTAAGTTATTGAAGATAGAGCTTGGTGGCCCCCAGCAATTTATCGAAAATGGTAAGACAATTCGGGTCGATTTACCGAAAGTAAAAGCGGGTCCCTTGCCAGATCATCGCTACATAAGCCAAGCAATCACAGTGACACAAACCGCGAACCTATTTTGGATAAGCTTAACGTTATTATTGCCATTAATATGGACAGGATTAAGATTACTTTAA
- a CDS encoding trimeric intracellular cation channel family protein, whose amino-acid sequence MSQWIYFFDLCGTAVFALSGALAAGKHRMDPFGVIVLASVTAIGGGSIRDALIGATPVFWIRDPNYILVILATVITCLVLVRKPHKLPPRSLSIADALGLALFTVIGAEKALLLGLSGMVAVVMGLITGVGGGIIRDLLCRQIPMVLRTEIYATASIVGGICYTLSIFVGMDSMTSMLIAMFSTLIIRLSAIRWHLSLPAFDLKTKRI is encoded by the coding sequence ATGAGTCAGTGGATTTACTTTTTTGATTTATGTGGTACTGCGGTATTTGCCCTTTCGGGAGCATTAGCCGCGGGTAAACATCGTATGGATCCCTTTGGCGTTATCGTGTTGGCTTCTGTTACAGCAATTGGCGGTGGCAGTATTCGCGATGCGCTAATAGGTGCTACACCGGTTTTTTGGATCCGCGATCCTAACTATATTCTTGTCATTCTTGCGACAGTAATAACCTGCTTAGTGTTAGTGCGTAAACCGCATAAATTACCGCCACGCTCATTATCTATTGCCGATGCACTCGGTTTAGCACTATTTACCGTAATTGGTGCGGAAAAAGCCTTATTACTCGGGTTATCTGGTATGGTCGCGGTGGTAATGGGATTAATAACCGGTGTCGGTGGTGGTATTATCCGAGATTTGTTATGTAGGCAAATTCCAATGGTGTTGCGAACGGAAATTTACGCAACCGCTTCCATCGTTGGAGGGATCTGTTATACCTTAAGCATATTTGTCGGCATGGATAGCATGACATCGATGTTGATCGCTATGTTCAGCACGCTAATCATCCGTCTGAGTGCTATCCGCTGGCACTTATCTTTACCGGCTTTTGATTTGAAAACAAAGAGAATTTAA
- the tyrS gene encoding tyrosine--tRNA ligase: protein MANLDQVLAEIKRGTDEILLEADLLEKLKEGRPLRIKLGADPTAPDIHLGHTVILNKMRTFQELGHEVIFLIGDFTGMVGDPSGKNSTRPPLTREQVLANAETYKEQVYKILDPAKTRIEFNSSWLEPLGAAGMIRLASQQTVARMMERDDFKKRYASGQSIAIHEFMYPLLQGYDSVALKADVELGGTDQKFNLLMGRELQKSEGQKPQTVIMMPLLEGLDGVKKMSKSAHNYIGVSEPANEMFGKLMSISDDLMWRYLELLSFRPLTELAQFKLDVENGTNPRDIKILLAKEIIARFHDEEQAQAAHQAFIDRFQKGAIPDDIEEVVLEAGDGLAIANLLKDAGLVGSTSDGMRMIKQGAVKMDGEKIEDSRQIFNAGLEAVFQVGKRKFAKVILK from the coding sequence ATGGCGAATTTAGATCAAGTATTGGCAGAGATTAAGCGCGGTACCGATGAGATATTACTTGAAGCGGATTTGCTTGAGAAACTGAAAGAAGGGCGTCCCTTACGCATCAAGTTAGGTGCAGATCCTACCGCTCCAGATATTCACTTAGGTCACACGGTCATCTTGAATAAAATGCGTACTTTTCAAGAGCTTGGTCACGAAGTGATTTTCTTGATTGGTGATTTTACCGGTATGGTCGGTGATCCTAGTGGTAAAAACAGCACCCGTCCGCCACTGACTCGTGAACAAGTGCTTGCTAACGCCGAAACCTATAAAGAGCAGGTCTATAAAATTTTGGACCCTGCAAAAACCCGCATCGAATTTAATTCTAGCTGGTTAGAGCCATTAGGCGCTGCTGGCATGATCCGCTTAGCATCACAGCAAACTGTTGCCCGAATGATGGAACGCGATGACTTTAAAAAGCGTTATGCATCAGGTCAATCGATTGCGATTCATGAATTTATGTACCCTTTATTACAAGGTTACGATTCGGTTGCATTGAAAGCCGATGTTGAATTAGGCGGTACAGACCAAAAGTTTAACCTGCTTATGGGTCGTGAACTGCAAAAATCTGAAGGCCAAAAGCCGCAGACTGTCATCATGATGCCATTACTTGAAGGGTTAGATGGCGTTAAGAAAATGTCTAAATCGGCGCATAATTATATTGGTGTGAGCGAGCCTGCCAACGAAATGTTTGGCAAACTGATGTCGATTTCTGATGACTTAATGTGGCGTTATCTTGAACTGTTGTCATTCCGTCCGTTAACTGAGTTAGCCCAATTCAAGTTAGACGTTGAAAATGGCACAAATCCACGCGACATCAAGATTTTGTTAGCCAAAGAAATCATTGCTCGTTTTCATGATGAAGAGCAAGCACAAGCGGCGCATCAAGCTTTTATCGACCGTTTCCAAAAAGGTGCCATCCCTGATGACATCGAAGAAGTGGTATTAGAAGCGGGCGACGGGTTAGCTATTGCTAACTTACTTAAAGATGCAGGCCTTGTGGGTTCAACCTCTGACGGTATGCGGATGATTAAGCAAGGCGCAGTTAAAATGGACGGCGAGAAGATTGAAGACAGTCGCCAAATTTTTAATGCAGGTCTTGAAGCGGTATTCCAAGTGGGTAAACGCAAATTTGCTAAAGTGATTTTAAAGTAA
- a CDS encoding chloride channel protein, whose protein sequence is MQFKINKAAIIHAKRTTRKYLRNEFRDKLSQAKISVQLCALALLFAIIASLVIILFRLSLVWAEQYLHADSMSLSSTLSDWRSYLPLIGALLIWLLSLLGSKRYRRMGIAYVLHRFKLHYGKVPLQSAAGQFFQALIALMTNFSVGKEGPAIHLGAVSASVMAEKFSLPDNSVRIMCASGIAAGIAATFNAPLAAVLFVFEVIVREYKIHYFFPIMLSAICGAVSSQLVFGNIHEYDLINVIHIPLDHYPILLIGGLALGCVAALFNFSLMKVTATGQHWPLIYRLLIAAAVTTLVGLVMPQALGSGDFAINEAISEHPSLLFLIALLLAKMLATIAAIGFGVPGGLIGPLYGIGALIGAILALISSLIFPSIAPYVGLYTVIGMTAMMGVCLSAPLAALVALLELTNDASIILPAMFVTIPAFLVAYQGFNTNSILLKQLDIMGLGYKIAPLNQGLQKKGVRVLMDKRFVIVNDDDELLLEVLKRAAGRPVLVRNAEGEIEMLRLEMQSFEDSTTLSRLPMPGLPDTATLNEAYEALVAKRSGEVYIYRGTNQKVVGVISWANLLQEIRSGQV, encoded by the coding sequence GTGCAATTTAAGATAAATAAAGCCGCTATTATTCACGCCAAAAGAACTACGCGCAAATATCTACGTAACGAATTTAGAGATAAGTTATCTCAGGCTAAAATTAGTGTGCAACTTTGTGCACTCGCACTGTTATTTGCCATCATCGCCTCATTAGTGATTATCTTATTCCGGTTAAGCTTGGTGTGGGCAGAACAATATCTGCATGCAGATTCCATGAGCCTTAGCTCAACCTTAAGCGATTGGCGCTCTTACTTACCTTTAATCGGCGCGCTGCTTATTTGGTTGCTGTCATTGTTGGGGTCAAAGCGTTACCGGCGCATGGGCATTGCTTATGTATTGCATCGATTTAAATTGCACTACGGTAAGGTACCGCTTCAATCAGCTGCTGGACAGTTTTTTCAAGCATTAATCGCACTGATGACCAATTTTTCTGTCGGAAAAGAAGGCCCAGCGATTCACTTAGGTGCGGTGAGCGCAAGTGTTATGGCTGAGAAGTTCTCGTTACCAGACAATAGCGTGCGCATTATGTGTGCTAGTGGTATTGCCGCGGGTATTGCTGCCACCTTTAACGCACCGCTGGCTGCGGTTTTGTTTGTATTTGAAGTCATTGTACGAGAGTACAAAATTCATTACTTTTTCCCTATTATGCTATCTGCTATTTGCGGCGCGGTATCAAGCCAACTTGTATTTGGTAATATTCACGAATACGATTTGATCAATGTGATCCACATTCCACTCGATCATTATCCTATTTTACTCATTGGCGGACTTGCGCTGGGATGTGTCGCTGCCCTGTTTAACTTTTCACTGATGAAAGTCACTGCCACTGGCCAGCACTGGCCATTAATTTATCGTCTGCTCATTGCTGCAGCAGTCACCACTCTAGTTGGTTTAGTCATGCCACAGGCATTAGGCTCAGGCGATTTTGCCATCAATGAAGCCATTAGTGAGCATCCTAGTTTGTTGTTTTTAATCGCGCTGTTATTAGCAAAAATGTTGGCGACCATTGCTGCTATTGGCTTTGGCGTACCAGGCGGACTTATTGGTCCGCTCTATGGTATTGGCGCCTTAATTGGGGCAATTCTAGCGTTAATCAGTAGCCTAATATTCCCGTCAATTGCGCCTTATGTTGGCTTATATACCGTGATTGGGATGACGGCGATGATGGGGGTTTGCCTGAGTGCGCCCCTAGCAGCATTAGTAGCATTACTTGAATTAACCAACGATGCTTCGATTATTTTACCGGCCATGTTTGTCACCATCCCAGCATTTTTGGTGGCGTATCAGGGATTTAATACCAATTCTATCTTGCTAAAACAACTTGATATTATGGGGCTTGGTTACAAAATTGCTCCGCTTAACCAAGGGCTGCAAAAGAAAGGTGTGAGGGTACTGATGGATAAACGCTTTGTCATTGTTAATGATGATGACGAACTGCTACTTGAAGTACTCAAACGCGCAGCAGGTCGCCCAGTACTAGTGCGTAATGCAGAGGGAGAAATTGAAATGCTGCGTCTTGAAATGCAGTCATTTGAAGATTCAACCACGCTATCACGCCTCCCTATGCCAGGGTTACCAGACACGGCCACCTTAAATGAAGCCTATGAAGCGCTGGTCGCGAAACGCTCCGGTGAAGTGTATATCTATCGAGGCACTAATCAGAAAGTCGTTGGGGTAATAAGTTGGGCTAATTTACTTCAAGAAATCCGCTCCGGGCAGGTATAG
- a CDS encoding peptidoglycan DD-metalloendopeptidase family protein: MAKLLTLFTLLPKAHQITLSLLVILTTIILMFPSEDAQASKQTQLVSQSADKSDIETNKRYDIPLAFRSPTPPGNNDSVAEDESIDFISNDALASRDNSEEVNSGETPDDEAFAHHLAMLQTSTSDIDGMINDIDQQVATQKAKLKQQAANDDYSVEYYEVAKGDTLGGLFSRAGLSAKDVYDITQLPLAKKNLLKIMPGEEIAISKNAQGELQELTYRMDKVSTLIISQHNEQYKETVNTKEVVNRTSFISANIKSNFWNAAADAGLSGNHIMELANIFGWDVDFALDIRKGDHFSLLFEQEYADGQFLRNGNILAAEFINQGERYTAVRYTDGEYYSENGSSMRKAFLRSPVDFKYVSSNFNPRRLHPVTGQVKAHRGVDYVAAIGTPIKAAGKGKVVEAGYNQFNGNYVFIKHNETYTTKYLHLTKRKVNRGETVKQGQIIGTLGKTGRVTGAHLHYEFIVNGVHRNPRTIDLPKSMPIDSREKNKFAALSKQLMTQLKSNQQQQLASN; the protein is encoded by the coding sequence ATGGCAAAGCTTCTTACTTTATTCACATTGCTGCCAAAAGCACATCAAATCACATTATCTTTATTGGTGATTCTAACGACAATTATTCTGATGTTTCCATCGGAAGACGCTCAAGCATCTAAACAAACCCAACTGGTAAGTCAATCTGCTGACAAATCAGACATAGAAACCAATAAACGTTATGATATTCCATTAGCCTTTCGCAGCCCAACACCACCGGGTAATAATGACAGTGTCGCTGAAGATGAATCGATTGATTTCATATCAAATGATGCCCTTGCATCACGAGATAATAGCGAAGAGGTAAACAGCGGCGAAACCCCTGACGATGAAGCGTTTGCCCATCATCTTGCCATGTTGCAAACAAGTACCTCTGATATTGATGGCATGATCAATGATATCGATCAGCAAGTTGCCACTCAAAAAGCTAAATTAAAACAACAAGCGGCTAATGATGATTATAGCGTTGAATACTATGAAGTGGCTAAAGGCGATACCTTAGGCGGTTTATTTAGCCGTGCAGGACTCAGCGCGAAAGATGTTTATGACATTACCCAATTACCCTTAGCGAAAAAGAATCTACTAAAAATAATGCCGGGCGAAGAAATCGCCATCAGTAAAAATGCTCAAGGTGAATTACAAGAATTAACCTATCGCATGGATAAAGTGTCGACATTAATTATCAGTCAACACAATGAGCAATACAAAGAAACGGTTAACACTAAAGAAGTCGTTAATCGCACCTCGTTTATTAGCGCCAATATTAAAAGCAACTTTTGGAATGCCGCTGCCGATGCAGGCTTGTCTGGTAACCACATTATGGAATTGGCCAATATTTTTGGTTGGGATGTCGACTTTGCTCTAGATATTCGTAAAGGCGATCACTTTTCGTTGTTATTTGAACAAGAATACGCCGACGGTCAATTTTTGCGTAATGGCAATATTCTCGCAGCAGAGTTTATTAACCAAGGTGAACGCTACACCGCAGTACGTTATACCGACGGTGAATACTATTCTGAAAATGGCAGTAGCATGCGTAAAGCTTTTTTGCGTTCGCCAGTAGACTTTAAATACGTCAGTTCTAATTTTAACCCCCGTCGCTTACATCCGGTAACAGGCCAAGTTAAAGCCCACCGCGGTGTCGATTATGTTGCTGCCATTGGCACGCCGATTAAAGCGGCAGGTAAAGGTAAAGTGGTTGAGGCCGGTTATAACCAGTTTAATGGCAACTATGTCTTCATTAAGCACAACGAAACCTACACCACTAAGTATTTGCATTTAACTAAGCGCAAAGTAAACCGTGGTGAAACGGTTAAACAAGGCCAAATAATCGGTACTCTAGGTAAAACAGGCCGAGTCACTGGCGCTCACTTACATTACGAATTTATTGTAAATGGGGTTCACCGCAATCCACGAACCATCGATTTACCTAAATCAATGCCAATTGATAGCAGAGAGAAGAACAAATTCGCTGCACTCAGCAAGCAATTGATGACGCAATTAAAATCAAATCAACAACAGCAATTGGCAAGTAATTAA
- the erpA gene encoding iron-sulfur cluster insertion protein ErpA: protein MTEQVDATMPIQFTDAAAIKVKGLLEEEQNPELKLRVYVTGGGCSGFQYGFTFDEKVNEGDFTIEKQGVQLVVDPMSLQYLVGGEVDYTSGLEGSRFFVKNPNATTTCGCGASFSV from the coding sequence ATGACTGAACAAGTTGATGCAACAATGCCGATCCAATTTACCGATGCGGCGGCGATAAAAGTAAAAGGTCTGTTAGAAGAAGAACAGAATCCTGAATTAAAGCTACGTGTATATGTAACAGGTGGCGGTTGCTCTGGTTTCCAGTATGGCTTTACATTCGATGAAAAAGTCAACGAAGGTGATTTCACCATTGAAAAGCAAGGTGTGCAGTTGGTTGTTGATCCAATGAGTCTTCAGTACCTTGTTGGTGGTGAAGTGGATTATACATCGGGTCTTGAAGGTTCACGCTTTTTTGTTAAAAACCCTAATGCGACCACTACATGTGGCTGCGGGGCTAGTTTCTCGGTGTAA
- a CDS encoding nuclear transport factor 2 family protein encodes MPREQQLAMQYMEALTDHDYTVLRRFYSRDTVFYDKTANTTYTGGRHIIAFLQRAHEGVLEYRLNVEHMFNTGSLVVIIGSYRLRGPGDQYGKPGKIIDLAVPGVTTLKFDNNTERLIEQMDLMDYQTMSDQLESQ; translated from the coding sequence ATGCCACGAGAACAACAACTCGCGATGCAATACATGGAAGCGCTTACGGATCATGACTATACCGTCCTGCGTCGTTTCTACTCTCGCGACACGGTATTTTACGATAAAACAGCCAATACTACTTACACTGGCGGTCGGCATATTATTGCGTTTTTACAGCGGGCTCATGAAGGTGTATTAGAATACCGTTTAAACGTAGAACACATGTTTAATACCGGCTCTCTCGTGGTGATAATAGGCAGTTATCGATTACGAGGCCCCGGCGATCAATATGGTAAACCCGGTAAAATTATCGACCTTGCGGTACCAGGTGTCACCACACTAAAATTTGATAACAATACTGAGCGTTTAATTGAGCAAATGGACTTAATGGACTATCAAACCATGTCTGATCAACTTGAGTCTCAGTAG
- a CDS encoding DUF6776 family protein, which translates to MLNYHRWLDRLQVLERKNRTSSIYLIGLMVVCFLLGAISFNLWLSFAPEATPNSASGKRKLLQELETQAQALASRNLALSIADNANKEMQEMFSQQLSAQKALEKELAFYRSVMVTDADVEGVAIHGVELSQGVAPEQYQLRLILTQLQKRKVKVKTNATVLLLGTLNNQPAELSLSKLINKKLDFEFNYFQIMDSDFVLPSGFNLQRIMVKVKVAASRGVKGGEIEQVFNVPELLMGEKELRVILEQNSQVKDNSQ; encoded by the coding sequence ATGTTAAATTATCACCGCTGGTTAGACAGACTGCAAGTTTTAGAACGCAAAAACCGGACATCAAGCATATACTTAATAGGGTTAATGGTAGTGTGTTTTTTGCTGGGAGCGATAAGTTTTAACCTATGGCTTTCATTTGCACCAGAGGCTACACCAAATAGCGCCAGTGGTAAGCGTAAATTATTGCAAGAACTAGAGACTCAAGCGCAAGCGCTTGCCAGTCGAAATTTAGCCTTAAGTATTGCTGATAATGCCAACAAAGAAATGCAAGAAATGTTTAGTCAGCAATTATCTGCACAGAAAGCGTTAGAAAAAGAATTAGCATTTTATCGCAGTGTTATGGTTACCGATGCTGATGTTGAAGGGGTGGCAATTCATGGAGTGGAATTATCTCAAGGTGTAGCTCCCGAGCAATATCAGTTACGACTAATCTTAACTCAGTTGCAAAAACGCAAAGTAAAAGTGAAAACCAACGCCACTGTATTGTTGCTTGGCACACTAAATAACCAGCCGGCCGAACTGTCTTTGAGCAAGTTAATTAATAAAAAGCTGGATTTTGAGTTTAATTATTTTCAAATTATGGACAGCGATTTTGTGCTGCCAAGTGGTTTTAATTTACAACGAATTATGGTCAAAGTGAAGGTCGCTGCGAGTCGTGGGGTGAAAGGCGGGGAGATTGAACAAGTCTTTAATGTGCCAGAGCTGTTGATGGGTGAAAAAGAACTGCGGGTAATACTTGAACAAAATAGTCAGGTAAAGGATAATTCTCAGTAG
- a CDS encoding aspartate carbamoyltransferase has translation MTQFEGSHILSVSQLDLDSINTIFNVANKMTPYALREKRTKVLEGAILGNLFFEPSTRTRVSFGCAFNLLGGHVRETTGMASSSLSKGESLYDTARVLSTYSDVIAMRHPDAYSVKEFAEGSRVPVINGGDGPNEHPTQALLDLFTIKKELSHSGMGIDGMHIAMVGDLKYGRTVHSLSRLLCMHKDIKFTLISPSELAMPDYVIADIENAGHKITITEQLEGNLHNADILYLTRIQEERFPSQEEANKYRGKFRLNHNIYTQHCKSNTVIMHPLPRDSRAQANELDNDLNSHPSLAIFRQADNGLLIRMALFALTLGVENQLEKYECPVNWYSRKADR, from the coding sequence ATGACACAGTTCGAAGGTTCACATATCCTTTCAGTAAGCCAGTTAGATCTGGATTCGATTAACACTATTTTTAATGTTGCTAACAAAATGACCCCTTATGCTTTGCGTGAAAAACGCACCAAAGTGTTGGAAGGTGCCATTTTAGGCAATCTTTTTTTTGAACCTAGCACCCGTACTCGTGTCAGCTTTGGCTGCGCTTTCAATTTGCTTGGCGGACATGTACGAGAAACCACCGGAATGGCATCATCGTCATTATCAAAAGGCGAGTCCTTGTATGACACGGCTAGAGTACTATCAACTTACTCAGATGTGATTGCCATGCGTCACCCAGATGCCTACTCCGTCAAAGAGTTTGCTGAAGGCAGCCGAGTGCCAGTGATCAATGGCGGTGATGGACCAAATGAACATCCAACTCAAGCCTTGCTGGACTTATTTACCATCAAAAAAGAATTAAGCCATTCAGGTATGGGTATCGATGGTATGCATATTGCCATGGTAGGTGACTTAAAATATGGTCGCACTGTGCATTCACTTTCGCGCTTACTTTGTATGCATAAGGACATTAAGTTCACATTGATATCGCCAAGTGAGCTAGCAATGCCTGACTATGTGATCGCCGACATTGAAAATGCTGGCCATAAGATCACAATAACCGAACAACTTGAAGGTAATTTACATAACGCGGATATTTTATATCTTACCCGTATTCAAGAAGAGCGCTTTCCGTCACAGGAAGAAGCCAATAAATACCGGGGTAAGTTTCGCTTAAATCACAATATTTATACGCAACATTGCAAATCAAATACGGTGATTATGCATCCATTACCTCGTGATTCACGCGCGCAAGCAAATGAACTCGACAATGATTTAAACAGCCATCCAAGTTTGGCTATTTTTAGACAAGCCGACAACGGCTTACTTATACGTATGGCACTTTTTGCATTAACACTTGGAGTTGAAAACCAACTCGAAAAGTATGAGTGCCCAGTAAACTGGTATTCACGTAAAGCCGATAGATAA
- a CDS encoding DUF2721 domain-containing protein: MLNNLHVSLTTPALLFPAISLLLLAYTNRFFSLAALIRQLSNDKKPVQGEQIKNLRQRIIIIRKMQEAGVSSFALCVFCMILIYVGFNQIGSIVFGLSLLLLLYSLILSVIEIRISVDALTIHLEELSK, translated from the coding sequence TTGTTGAACAACTTACATGTATCGTTAACGACTCCGGCATTATTATTCCCGGCAATTTCCTTATTGCTATTGGCCTACACAAATCGATTTTTTTCATTAGCGGCATTAATCCGCCAACTCAGTAACGACAAAAAACCAGTGCAAGGCGAGCAAATTAAAAATTTACGCCAACGCATCATTATCATCCGAAAAATGCAAGAAGCCGGTGTCAGCAGCTTTGCCCTATGTGTGTTTTGTATGATTTTGATTTATGTTGGTTTTAACCAAATTGGTTCGATAGTTTTTGGGTTAAGTTTATTGTTGTTATTGTATTCGTTAATTTTATCTGTAATCGAGATCCGTATTTCAGTAGATGCTCTGACTATTCACCTTGAAGAGTTAAGTAAATGA
- a CDS encoding anhydro-N-acetylmuramic acid kinase yields MSKPEYFIGLMSGTSMDGVDAVLVDFSAEHPVLIASHTEAIPTHLLKGLQRLCQPETDEINRLGRLDRSVGKLFAQAVNHLLAKSTVTAAEVIAIGSHGQTVRHMPNLEMGFTLQIGDPNTIAIETNIDVIADFRRKDIALGGQGAPLVPAFHQQVFAQSGHSRVILNIGGIANVTYLPGNSEQVLGFDTGPGNNLIDAFIQQNLNQPFDEDGAWADSGTTHPDLLKQLLSHSYFSLAYPKSTGRELFNQAWLEQQLADYSHLDQQDIQSTLLDLTCHSIANDINKLSPTGELFVCGGGALNKALMQRLATLVPGYKVDTTSALGVDAKWVEGIAFAWLAMRYHHDLPANLPAVTGASRAAILGGRFKAR; encoded by the coding sequence ATGTCTAAGCCAGAGTATTTTATCGGTCTAATGTCAGGCACAAGCATGGATGGTGTAGATGCAGTATTGGTTGATTTTTCGGCCGAACATCCTGTGCTAATCGCCAGCCATACAGAAGCCATTCCTACACATTTATTAAAAGGCTTACAGCGTTTATGTCAACCCGAAACAGATGAAATTAACCGCTTAGGTAGGCTCGATCGCAGTGTCGGCAAACTGTTTGCTCAGGCAGTAAATCACTTATTGGCAAAATCAACAGTGACTGCCGCTGAAGTGATCGCGATTGGTTCACATGGACAAACCGTGCGTCACATGCCCAATTTAGAAATGGGTTTTACCTTGCAAATTGGCGATCCAAACACCATTGCCATTGAAACCAATATCGATGTTATTGCTGATTTTAGACGTAAAGATATCGCCCTTGGCGGCCAAGGCGCACCGTTAGTTCCGGCGTTTCATCAACAAGTGTTTGCTCAGTCTGGTCATTCAAGAGTTATTTTAAACATTGGCGGCATTGCCAATGTTACTTATTTACCCGGCAATAGTGAGCAAGTATTAGGCTTTGATACTGGCCCAGGTAACAATTTAATCGATGCCTTTATTCAACAAAACTTAAACCAACCTTTTGATGAAGATGGTGCCTGGGCAGATTCTGGCACCACCCACCCAGACTTACTCAAGCAGCTATTATCACACTCTTATTTTTCACTAGCCTATCCAAAAAGCACTGGCAGAGAGTTATTTAATCAAGCTTGGCTTGAACAACAACTCGCTGACTATAGCCATTTAGATCAACAAGACATTCAATCCACTTTACTTGACCTTACCTGTCACAGTATTGCCAATGACATTAATAAATTGTCACCGACTGGCGAATTGTTTGTTTGCGGCGGTGGTGCGTTAAATAAAGCCTTAATGCAGCGACTAGCCACTTTAGTTCCCGGTTATAAAGTCGATACTACCAGCGCCTTAGGTGTTGATGCTAAGTGGGTTGAAGGGATTGCCTTTGCATGGTTAGCAATGCGTTATCACCATGATTTACCCGCAAACTTACCGGCCGTCACAGGTGCGTCACGTGCTGCTATATTAGGTGGTCGCTTTAAAGCGAGATAA
- a CDS encoding DUF2750 domain-containing protein — MSNKTKSVSELMNLTPEGRYDYMVEQIKAEKIIWTLQDQDGCVMLTTEDEDCIPMWPSEETAALWAVDEWKDCEPLAIPLDEFQERWVSGMEDDDLFIAVFPVQEDLGVVVPPFEMNERISPKKQQKH, encoded by the coding sequence ATGAGCAACAAAACCAAAAGTGTGTCTGAACTGATGAATCTAACGCCAGAAGGCCGTTACGATTATATGGTTGAGCAAATTAAAGCAGAAAAAATCATTTGGACACTTCAAGACCAAGATGGTTGCGTCATGCTAACCACTGAAGATGAAGATTGCATTCCAATGTGGCCTTCTGAAGAAACAGCTGCACTTTGGGCAGTTGATGAATGGAAAGACTGTGAACCATTAGCGATTCCACTAGACGAGTTTCAAGAACGTTGGGTGAGCGGCATGGAAGATGATGATTTATTTATCGCTGTGTTCCCAGTACAAGAAGACTTAGGTGTCGTTGTGCCACCGTTTGAAATGAACGAACGTATTTCGCCAAAGAAACAACAAAAGCATTAA